Proteins encoded in a region of the Gammaproteobacteria bacterium CG11_big_fil_rev_8_21_14_0_20_46_22 genome:
- a CDS encoding mannose-1-phosphate guanylyltransferase/mannose-6-phosphate isomerase has protein sequence MANNIHTVILSGGAGSRLWPLSRKSSPKQFIPLLGENNLLQDACLRYKGNDQFQTLTVVSNEEHRFQVAESLRAIGINDAEIILEPFARDTAPAVALAALSLCEKFSDPLMFVVPSDHYMENLEEMFSILSSAHFENNALYTFGIKPRSPESAYGYIEAGEQCSRGIFSVKQFVEKPSVEKAQAYCDAGNFYWNSGFFLFKAKAYLDALKTLQPAVYAQCYKAFQQKTKDLDFIRVGVESFSQSPAISIDYAVMEKASNVKLIPLESLKWSDIGSWNALFDLSEKDESGNLIKGDVFQINTNNSYLRSQTRLLAAVGVDHLIVVETADAILVAHRDHDQDIKKLVSVLKKASRSEVVKNKRRYGPWGRSDCFIESEHFVINRLSYNANAKSSLQVHHHRSEHFVILRGLAKVVVDGVEHQLSQGMSVNVLPKQKHQIFAFGEEPLEILEIQYGEIISPEDVVRLGEN, from the coding sequence ATGGCTAACAATATTCACACGGTTATTTTATCTGGCGGCGCGGGCTCAAGGTTGTGGCCTTTGTCGCGGAAATCATCACCCAAGCAGTTTATTCCTTTGTTGGGTGAAAATAACTTACTGCAGGATGCTTGTCTTCGTTATAAAGGTAATGATCAGTTTCAGACATTGACGGTAGTGTCTAATGAGGAGCACCGCTTTCAAGTCGCGGAGTCCTTAAGAGCAATCGGTATTAATGATGCTGAAATTATTTTGGAACCTTTTGCGCGAGATACTGCGCCTGCCGTTGCTTTGGCGGCTTTGTCACTCTGTGAGAAGTTTTCTGATCCTTTGATGTTTGTCGTTCCATCAGATCACTATATGGAAAATCTCGAGGAAATGTTTTCTATTCTTTCGAGCGCTCATTTCGAAAATAATGCCTTATACACCTTTGGCATTAAACCTAGGTCGCCCGAATCGGCTTATGGCTATATCGAAGCTGGCGAACAGTGCTCTCGTGGTATTTTTAGTGTAAAGCAATTTGTTGAGAAACCCTCGGTTGAAAAAGCTCAGGCGTATTGCGATGCTGGTAATTTTTATTGGAACAGTGGCTTTTTTCTATTCAAGGCTAAGGCCTACTTGGATGCATTAAAAACACTACAACCGGCGGTGTATGCTCAATGCTATAAAGCTTTTCAGCAAAAAACTAAAGATTTGGATTTTATCCGTGTTGGCGTAGAAAGCTTTTCGCAAAGTCCAGCGATATCCATTGATTACGCTGTGATGGAGAAAGCCAGTAATGTTAAGCTCATTCCGCTTGAATCGCTAAAGTGGTCTGATATTGGCTCTTGGAATGCATTGTTTGATCTAAGCGAAAAAGATGAAAGCGGTAATCTCATTAAGGGTGATGTTTTTCAGATCAATACCAATAATTCTTATTTGCGCTCTCAAACGCGACTTCTTGCTGCAGTCGGCGTTGATCATTTGATTGTTGTAGAGACGGCTGACGCAATTCTTGTTGCGCATCGGGATCATGATCAGGATATCAAAAAGTTGGTTTCTGTTTTGAAGAAGGCTTCTAGAAGTGAAGTGGTCAAAAATAAGCGCCGCTACGGCCCTTGGGGGCGTAGTGATTGTTTTATTGAGTCGGAGCATTTTGTGATTAATCGGCTAAGTTATAATGCTAACGCAAAAAGCTCGCTGCAAGTTCACCATCATCGTTCAGAGCATTTCGTGATTTTGCGTGGGCTTGCGAAGGTTGTTGTTGACGGTGTTGAGCATCAGCTTTCGCAAGGCATGTCAGTTAATGTTTTGCCTAAGCAAAAGCATCAAATTTTTGCGTTCGGTGAGGAGCCCTTGGAAATTCTGGAGATACAATACGGCGAGATTATTTCTCCAGAAGACGTTGTGAGGTTGGGTGAGAATTAG
- a CDS encoding DNA repair protein RadA produces the protein MKTIFACQKCGSQFPKWSGPCGECGAWNSLVEEAPATSAKVADKLKGYAGEKAADITSLKDVSLESEARIQTPMQEFNRVLGGGIVQGSVVLIGGSPGVGKSTLLLQVLTDLSQAKHSVLYVTGEESLSQVASRAKRLQLKADELSLLADTQVENIMTKAKKLKPQVMVVDSIQTIFTEHLSAAPGSVSQVRESAAQLVRFAKTTNITLFIVGHVTKEGTIAGPRVLEHMVDTVLYFEGEGSSRYRVIRAIKNRFGAVNELGIFAMLEGGLKPVSNPSAIFLSKDMPEQSGSVLMAAWEGSRPLLLEVQALLDDNESGYTKRVTVGLDQNRLAMLLAVLNKHTGISCHQQDVFVNIVGGMRVSETAADLAILLAAVSSLKNRPLSREVIVFGEVGLGGEIRPVPNGEARLKEAAKHGFKRAIVPKANAPKKPLPDIEVKAVERLSDALSELF, from the coding sequence ATGAAAACGATTTTCGCTTGCCAAAAATGCGGCTCACAATTTCCTAAATGGTCAGGGCCATGCGGCGAGTGTGGTGCCTGGAATAGCCTGGTTGAAGAGGCGCCGGCTACAAGCGCTAAGGTTGCGGATAAACTGAAAGGCTATGCCGGTGAAAAAGCCGCGGATATTACCTCGTTAAAAGATGTTTCCCTGGAATCTGAGGCGCGCATTCAAACGCCGATGCAAGAGTTTAATCGCGTTTTGGGTGGTGGTATCGTTCAGGGTTCGGTGGTGTTGATTGGTGGCAGCCCCGGTGTGGGCAAATCGACCTTGTTATTGCAAGTGCTCACGGACCTCTCCCAAGCCAAACATTCTGTCTTGTATGTCACCGGTGAGGAATCGCTGTCGCAAGTGGCCTCACGCGCGAAGCGCTTGCAGCTTAAGGCCGATGAGCTTTCATTGTTAGCTGATACGCAAGTCGAAAACATCATGACTAAAGCGAAAAAGCTGAAGCCTCAAGTGATGGTGGTCGACTCCATTCAAACCATTTTTACCGAGCATTTAAGTGCAGCCCCTGGCTCTGTGAGTCAAGTGCGCGAAAGTGCAGCGCAATTGGTTCGCTTTGCCAAAACGACAAACATCACGTTATTTATTGTGGGGCATGTGACCAAAGAGGGCACGATTGCCGGGCCGCGCGTGCTCGAGCACATGGTGGATACTGTTTTATATTTCGAAGGTGAGGGCAGTAGTCGCTACCGTGTGATCCGCGCGATCAAAAATCGTTTCGGTGCGGTCAATGAATTGGGTATTTTCGCCATGCTCGAAGGCGGCTTGAAACCGGTGAGTAACCCTTCGGCGATTTTTTTATCCAAAGACATGCCAGAGCAATCAGGCAGTGTGTTGATGGCTGCTTGGGAAGGCAGCAGACCTTTGCTGCTCGAGGTGCAAGCGCTTTTGGATGATAATGAATCCGGCTACACCAAGCGTGTAACAGTTGGGCTGGATCAAAACCGTTTAGCCATGTTACTGGCGGTGTTGAATAAACACACGGGGATTTCTTGCCATCAACAAGATGTGTTTGTAAACATTGTGGGCGGTATGCGCGTTTCAGAAACCGCAGCTGATTTGGCGATTTTGCTCGCAGCCGTTTCAAGCTTGAAAAATAGGCCCTTATCACGCGAAGTGATTGTGTTTGGCGAGGTGGGTCTGGGCGGTGAAATACGCCCCGTGCCTAATGGCGAAGCGCGTTTAAAAGAAGCAGCCAAGCACGGGTTTAAACGCGCGATTGTACCGAAAGCCAATGCACCGAAAAAACCCTTGCCCGATATCGAAGTCAAAGCGGTTGAGCGTTTATCCGATGCGCTTAGCGAATTGTTTTAA
- a CDS encoding glutamine--tRNA ligase (catalyzes a two-step reaction, first charging a glutamine molecule by linking its carboxyl group to the alpha-phosphate of ATP, followed by transfer of the aminoacyl-adenylate to its tRNA), producing the protein MAHITNFIRNKIDEDIQANKNDGKVITRFPPEPNGYLHIGHAKAICINFGIAQDYKRGPCYLRMDDTNPLKEDQEYIDAIKADVAWLGFDWGDHFTYASDYFDIFYDVAIKLIKEGKAYVCSLNAEQMREYRGTLTEPGKNSPDRDRTVEENLNLFERMKAGEFADGQYTLRAKIDMSASNINLRDPALYRIRKAHHHRTGDTWCIYPMYDFAHALEDTIEHITHSLCSLEFQDHRPLYNWFVEHSGLEARPQQIEFSRLNLNYTVTSKRKLKQLVDEKHVTGWDDPRMPTLAGARRRGFTPRAIRSFIDHVGVSKVNSTIDFSILEQHVRDDLNTHAERRMAVLDPIEVIISNYPDNESEMLSVANHPQNEALGRRELPFSKRLYIEREDFDENPPKGFHRLTPETPARLLNAYVIECQEIIKNEQGKVTQLICRYLPETLGGKKPEDGRKIKGIIHWLSADHAVDATVRLYDRLFKDEDPGKLENFLEAINPDSLDIKHAKVEASLAHTQPEAAFQFNRLGYFCADRFDHSASSPCFNKIVGLRDTWQNKV; encoded by the coding sequence GTGGCACACATTACCAACTTCATCCGCAACAAAATCGATGAAGACATCCAAGCGAATAAAAACGATGGCAAAGTGATTACACGTTTTCCACCGGAGCCGAACGGTTATCTGCACATCGGCCATGCCAAAGCGATTTGCATCAACTTCGGCATCGCCCAAGATTACAAGCGCGGGCCCTGCTATTTGCGCATGGACGACACCAACCCGCTTAAAGAAGACCAAGAATACATCGACGCCATTAAAGCCGACGTAGCCTGGCTGGGTTTTGATTGGGGCGATCACTTCACTTACGCTTCGGATTACTTTGATATTTTTTACGACGTCGCCATCAAACTCATCAAAGAAGGCAAAGCGTATGTCTGCAGCTTAAACGCCGAGCAAATGCGCGAATACCGCGGCACCCTCACCGAACCCGGTAAAAACAGCCCAGATCGCGATCGCACAGTCGAAGAAAATTTAAACTTATTCGAACGTATGAAAGCCGGCGAATTTGCCGACGGCCAATACACTTTGCGCGCGAAAATTGACATGAGCGCCAGCAATATCAATCTGCGCGACCCTGCCTTGTACCGCATTCGCAAAGCACACCATCACCGCACCGGTGATACTTGGTGCATCTACCCCATGTATGATTTCGCACATGCCTTGGAAGACACGATTGAACACATCACCCATTCGCTATGCTCACTCGAATTCCAAGACCATCGCCCTTTGTACAATTGGTTTGTCGAACACTCAGGCCTTGAGGCACGCCCACAGCAAATTGAATTCTCGCGTTTAAACTTAAACTACACGGTCACGAGCAAGCGCAAGCTCAAACAACTGGTGGATGAAAAACACGTGACCGGCTGGGATGATCCGCGCATGCCAACCTTAGCCGGCGCAAGACGCCGTGGATTTACGCCACGGGCCATCCGAAGCTTCATCGATCACGTTGGTGTGTCGAAAGTGAACTCCACGATTGACTTTAGTATTCTAGAGCAGCACGTGCGCGATGATTTAAACACCCATGCCGAGCGCCGCATGGCCGTGCTCGACCCCATCGAAGTGATCATCAGCAACTATCCCGACAACGAAAGTGAAATGTTAAGTGTTGCGAATCACCCGCAAAACGAAGCACTGGGCCGTCGTGAGCTACCTTTTTCAAAGCGCTTATACATCGAGCGTGAGGATTTTGATGAAAACCCACCCAAAGGGTTTCACCGCCTCACACCGGAAACACCCGCTCGCTTACTCAATGCCTACGTGATCGAGTGTCAAGAGATCATTAAAAACGAACAAGGCAAGGTCACTCAATTAATCTGCCGCTACCTACCAGAAACCCTGGGCGGCAAAAAACCCGAAGACGGGCGCAAAATCAAAGGCATCATTCACTGGTTATCCGCCGACCACGCTGTAGACGCCACCGTGCGTTTGTATGACCGATTATTTAAAGACGAAGACCCAGGCAAGCTTGAGAATTTCTTAGAAGCAATCAACCCCGATTCTTTAGACATCAAACACGCAAAAGTTGAAGCCAGTCTCGCCCATACACAACCTGAAGCTGCGTTTCAATTTAACCGCTTAGGGTATTTCTGCGCAGACCGCTTTGATCACAGCGCAAGCTCGCCGTGTTTTAACAAGATCGTGGGCCTTAGAGACACTTGGCAAAACAAGGTTTAA